CGCGGTCCTTCATCAGGTATTCTGGATCGATCTGGACCAGCTTGTGCATCGTGTCCACCGCCTGAAGATATTTCTTCTGCGCAAAGTACGCGTTGGCCAGGTTGAAGTAGGCGAGCAGGAACTGCGGATCCTTCTCGACGGCTTTCTTGTACTGCTTGATCGCGGACTTATACTGTTTGCGGACGTGGTAGATGGCCGCCAGGTTGTTGTAGGCCCGGGCGTAATTCTTGTCCATGCGGATGGAGCGTTTGAAGTAGGAACGGGCGGCGTCGAAATTCCCCGTTTGCAAAAAAACGACGCCCAAAAAATTGGGGATCTCGGGATTCTTGGGATCCTCCTGCATGGCCTTGAGAAGGGCGTTGACAGCCTGGTCGTACTGCTTGAGGGCGATTTTGACCTTGGCCTTCTCCAGCTGCGGCGCCTGTTCGGCGGCTTCCGGCGCCTGCGCG
The DNA window shown above is from Acidobacteriota bacterium and carries:
- a CDS encoding tetratricopeptide repeat protein — encoded protein: MSRNGVRVLALVVTLLVATGSLAAQAPEAAEQAPQLEKAKVKIALKQYDQAVNALLKAMQEDPKNPEIPNFLGVVFLQTGNFDAARSYFKRSIRMDKNYARAYNNLAAIYHVRKQYKSAIKQYKKAVEKDPQFLLAYFNLANAYFAQKKYLQAVDTMHKLVQIDPEYLMKDRGGLEIGSLDIDAAKRNFYYAKLYAQVNDLEKVVHFLKLAVDSGFKDFKELREDPDFAPFLPDSRIQALMTQP